In the genome of Chrysemys picta bellii isolate R12L10 chromosome 17, ASM1138683v2, whole genome shotgun sequence, one region contains:
- the LOC135976186 gene encoding leukocyte immunoglobulin-like receptor subfamily A member 1 yields MDPAGDGAKFRIPTVGRQHGGSYSCSYRLQSQPFVSSEPSHTVQLVVAGGTDPTQPGAAPAPTHPGSAWTAAPKGHPDFTHANIARLGLGTVVLLVLGLILSEAYSSRPRGAP; encoded by the exons atggaccctgctggggacgGGGCCAAGTTCCGCATCCCCACCGTGGGCCGGCAGCACggagggagctacagctgcagctaccggcTCCAATCACAGCCCTTCGtctcctcagagcccagccacaccgtgcagctggtggtagcag GTGGAACCGACCCGACGCAGCCTGgagcggcgccggctcccacgCACCCGGGCAGCGCGTGGACAG CAGCCCCCAAAGGGCACCCGGATTTCACCCACGCCAACATCGCCCGTCTGGGGCTGGGCACCGTGGTCCTGCTTGTCCTGGGACTGATCCTGTCTGAGGCCTATTCCAGCCGCCCGAGGGGGGCGCCCTAG